From the genome of Fibrobacter sp., one region includes:
- a CDS encoding adenylate kinase — MGGKNIVLFGPPGAGKGTQAAKLRDLLSIPHVSTGDMFRYHIKNSTELGLTAKAYSDKGQLVPDEITIAMVKERLSRPDMKTGFLLDGFPRSVPQASALDETLAELNLNLDHVINISVSDEQIRDRLSKRASIEGRADDADPKVIQNRINTYKSQSEPCLAYYRPRGIVRDIDGIGTIEEVFERIKKVFD; from the coding sequence ATGGGTGGAAAGAACATTGTGCTTTTTGGCCCGCCGGGAGCGGGGAAAGGCACTCAAGCAGCAAAGCTCCGTGACCTTCTCTCTATTCCTCATGTATCAACCGGGGATATGTTTCGCTACCACATTAAGAATTCAACAGAACTGGGTCTCACAGCCAAAGCGTACTCAGACAAGGGTCAGTTGGTTCCGGATGAGATTACCATAGCCATGGTAAAAGAACGCCTTTCCAGACCGGATATGAAGACAGGCTTTCTTCTGGATGGATTTCCCAGAAGCGTTCCCCAGGCATCTGCACTGGATGAAACACTTGCTGAGCTCAATCTGAATCTTGACCATGTTATAAACATATCTGTTTCAGATGAACAGATAAGAGACCGTCTTTCAAAACGGGCATCAATCGAAGGCCGGGCAGATGACGCAGACCCGAAAGTAATCCAGAACAGGATAAATACCTATAAGAGCCAGAGTGAACCATGTCTCGCCTATTACCGTCCCAGAGGAATTGTAAGGGACATTGACGGGATAGGAACTATCGAGGAAGTGTTCGAAAGAATAAAAAAGGTATTTGACTGA
- a CDS encoding PhoH family protein → MAPRKKLFVLDTNVMLHDSSCIYQFDEHDIVIPITVLEELEKFKKGNGTLNFHARETLRALDSLSEDRIFNGGLPIGPGKGKISIKLDREFHKDLSVNFNPGYPDHRILNTAYILAGQQRSRQVILVTKDVNLRMKAKSVGLMAEDYTTDHVKDISALYKGHRILEGVSEENIQKMYNPQLEVDASELDNWGKLSPNEFLIMRNGKQSALGTFDASCNRIRKVDKTTAYGITPRNAEQIFALDALMNEQIKLVTISGKAGTGKTLLALAAALEKRRSYRQIFMARPIVPLSNQDIGFLPGDIQAKLNPYMQPLYDNLGVIQNQFQESDPKHTKIKELLDEQKLVIEALSYIRGRSLVKIFFIVDEAQNLTPHEVKTIITRAGEGTKMVFTGDILQIDHPYLDSLSNGLSYLIERMQGQKLYAHINLESGERSELAELASNLL, encoded by the coding sequence ATGGCCCCCAGAAAAAAACTCTTTGTACTCGACACCAATGTAATGCTTCATGACAGTTCATGTATTTATCAGTTTGACGAACACGACATTGTGATTCCGATTACTGTGCTGGAGGAACTCGAAAAATTCAAAAAAGGAAATGGTACTCTTAATTTCCATGCGCGTGAAACCCTGCGTGCACTTGACAGTCTCAGTGAGGATCGCATCTTTAACGGTGGTCTGCCTATTGGTCCGGGAAAGGGGAAAATATCAATAAAGCTTGATCGCGAATTTCACAAAGACCTCTCTGTAAATTTTAACCCCGGTTACCCCGATCATCGCATACTTAACACTGCTTATATTCTTGCCGGACAACAGCGCTCCCGTCAGGTAATTCTGGTTACCAAAGATGTAAATCTAAGAATGAAGGCCAAATCTGTCGGGCTGATGGCTGAGGATTATACGACAGATCATGTAAAGGATATCTCGGCACTTTACAAAGGGCATAGAATCCTGGAGGGTGTTTCTGAAGAGAACATTCAGAAAATGTATAACCCGCAACTGGAAGTGGATGCATCTGAGCTTGATAACTGGGGAAAGCTCTCACCTAATGAATTTCTGATCATGCGTAATGGAAAACAATCGGCATTGGGCACTTTCGATGCATCATGCAACAGGATCCGCAAGGTGGACAAAACCACTGCTTACGGAATCACTCCCCGCAACGCAGAGCAGATTTTTGCCCTCGATGCCTTGATGAATGAGCAGATCAAACTGGTTACAATTTCCGGAAAAGCAGGAACCGGAAAAACTCTTCTTGCACTCGCTGCTGCACTGGAAAAGCGCCGGAGTTATCGTCAGATCTTCATGGCTCGTCCAATTGTACCTCTCAGCAATCAGGACATCGGATTTCTGCCCGGAGATATTCAGGCTAAACTTAATCCCTACATGCAGCCGCTTTACGATAACCTTGGGGTAATTCAGAACCAGTTTCAGGAATCTGATCCGAAACATACCAAAATAAAGGAATTGCTGGATGAACAGAAGCTTGTCATTGAGGCATTGTCGTATATCCGCGGGAGAAGCCTTGTAAAGATATTCTTCATTGTAGATGAGGCACAGAATCTTACCCCTCATGAAGTAAAGACTATTATCACCAGGGCAGGGGAGGGGACAAAAATGGTGTTTACAGGAGATATTTTACAGATAGATCATCCCTACCTTGACAGTCTTTCAAATGGATTGAGCTATCTGATTGAGAGGATGCAGGGTCAGAAACTTTATGCCCACATCAATCTTGAGAGTGGAGAACGTTCGGAACTGGCGGAACTGGCCAGCAATCTTCTGTAA